In the genome of Fulvivirga maritima, one region contains:
- the htpG gene encoding molecular chaperone HtpG, whose protein sequence is MAEKGTISIHTENIFPIIKKFLYSDHEIFLRELVSNAVDATQKLKRLSSLGEITSEIGDTTVEVSFDKDKKTITVSDRGIGMTAEEIKKYINQIAFSGATEFVEKFKDKGDAKDIIGKFGLGFYSAFMVASQVEIISKSYQDGTEAARWICDGSTEFEITEATKETRGTDIILHVAEDSEEFLDEWKLKSILDKYCKFLPVPIKFGTKEEQVEDGQDDEGKPKYKSVTQDRIINDTTPLWTKAPADLKDEDYLNFYKELYPMSEDPLFWIHLNVDYPFNLTGILYFPKVKNDFEVQKNKIQLYSRQVFITDEVKDVVPEFLMLLHGVIDSPDIPLNVSRSYLQSDGNVKKINNHITKKVADKLEELFKQDRESYQAKWNDIGVFVKYGMLSEDKFYDKAKNFALFTNTENEFFTFDEYKEKVQETQKDKDDNVIYLYTTDAGKQDAYIQSAKNKGYDVLLLDGVIDSHYVNFLEQKLEKTQLKRVDAENIEKIIDKGETIASVLSKEEEEKVKEIFEKAVNNPSMNISVESLSPDDMPVTITMSEFMRRMKDMAKNGGGAYAMMGSMPDQFEMSINGNHNIVGKILSADNDDKKAQLAKQAYDLAMLSQNMLQGKDLTNFIKRSIDMAAE, encoded by the coding sequence ATGGCAGAAAAAGGCACCATTTCAATCCATACCGAGAATATCTTCCCAATCATTAAAAAGTTTCTTTATTCTGATCATGAGATATTCTTAAGAGAGTTGGTTTCTAACGCAGTAGACGCCACTCAAAAACTCAAAAGACTATCATCATTAGGAGAAATCACTTCTGAAATAGGCGACACTACCGTAGAAGTAAGCTTCGATAAAGATAAAAAGACCATCACCGTAAGTGACCGCGGTATTGGTATGACCGCCGAAGAAATCAAAAAATATATTAACCAAATTGCCTTTTCAGGAGCTACAGAATTTGTAGAGAAGTTTAAAGATAAAGGTGACGCCAAAGACATCATTGGTAAATTTGGTTTAGGTTTTTACTCCGCCTTTATGGTAGCCAGCCAGGTAGAAATCATCAGTAAATCATATCAGGATGGTACAGAAGCTGCCCGTTGGATTTGTGATGGATCTACAGAATTTGAAATTACTGAGGCCACTAAAGAAACTCGCGGTACAGACATTATTCTACATGTAGCTGAAGATTCTGAAGAGTTTTTAGACGAATGGAAATTAAAGTCTATTCTAGATAAATACTGTAAGTTCTTACCTGTGCCCATTAAATTTGGTACAAAAGAAGAGCAAGTAGAAGATGGACAAGATGATGAAGGTAAGCCTAAGTACAAGTCTGTAACTCAAGACAGAATAATTAACGATACTACTCCTCTATGGACTAAAGCGCCAGCAGATCTTAAAGATGAGGATTATCTTAACTTCTATAAAGAACTTTACCCTATGTCAGAAGATCCATTATTCTGGATCCACCTGAACGTAGATTATCCTTTTAACCTTACTGGTATTCTTTACTTCCCTAAAGTGAAAAATGACTTTGAGGTTCAGAAAAACAAAATACAGCTTTATTCACGCCAGGTATTCATTACTGATGAAGTAAAAGATGTAGTGCCTGAGTTCTTAATGTTATTACATGGGGTTATAGATTCACCAGATATTCCTCTTAACGTATCAAGAAGTTACCTTCAGTCTGATGGTAATGTGAAAAAAATCAATAATCACATCACTAAAAAGGTAGCAGACAAGCTAGAGGAGTTATTTAAACAAGACAGAGAGTCTTACCAAGCAAAATGGAATGACATAGGTGTTTTTGTAAAATACGGTATGCTTAGTGAAGATAAATTCTATGATAAAGCTAAGAATTTCGCTCTATTCACTAACACCGAAAATGAGTTCTTCACATTTGATGAGTACAAAGAAAAAGTACAGGAAACTCAAAAAGATAAAGACGACAACGTTATCTACCTATACACTACAGATGCTGGCAAGCAAGATGCCTACATCCAATCAGCCAAAAATAAAGGCTATGATGTACTTCTGTTAGATGGTGTTATTGACAGCCACTATGTTAACTTCTTAGAGCAAAAGCTAGAAAAAACACAGCTGAAACGTGTAGATGCTGAAAACATAGAAAAGATTATTGATAAAGGCGAGACTATTGCCAGTGTTTTAAGCAAAGAAGAAGAAGAAAAAGTAAAAGAAATCTTCGAAAAGGCCGTGAATAACCCAAGCATGAATATCTCTGTAGAGTCATTATCTCCAGATGATATGCCTGTAACTATAACCATGTCTGAGTTTATGAGAAGAATGAAAGATATGGCCAAAAATGGCGGAGGTGCTTATGCCATGATGGGTAGTATGCCTGATCAGTTTGAAATGTCAATTAACGGTAATCACAACATAGTAGGCAAAATACTGAGCGCTGATAACGATGATAAAAAGGCTCAATTGGCTAAACAAGCCTATGACTTGGCCATGCTTTCTCAGAACATGCTACAAGGTAAAGACCTTACTAACTTCATAAAAAGAAGTATAGACATGGCTGCAGAATAA
- a CDS encoding HAD family hydrolase yields the protein MKDFKNKNIKVIGFDADDTLWVNENYFREAEAAFCKLMADYGNSESIMKVLYEVEVKNLDLYGFGIKGFTLSMMEAALKICGENFSANLSNHILNIGKEMLDKPVVLLDQVEDILSKVRKKYRVILVTKGDLLDQHRKLEKSGLEGYFHHIEVMNKKSESDYRRLVSHLDLYPEEFLMIGNSLKSDIIPVLNIGSNAIYVPYEITWQHEVPTEEVLTEDYIQVEALHDILRYI from the coding sequence ATGAAAGACTTTAAAAATAAGAATATAAAAGTTATTGGCTTTGATGCCGATGATACCCTGTGGGTAAACGAGAACTATTTCAGAGAGGCTGAAGCGGCTTTTTGCAAGCTAATGGCAGATTATGGAAATAGCGAAAGCATTATGAAGGTGCTGTATGAGGTGGAAGTCAAGAACCTGGATTTATATGGTTTTGGCATAAAAGGCTTTACTCTATCTATGATGGAGGCCGCTTTGAAAATATGCGGTGAAAATTTCTCAGCCAACTTGAGCAATCACATCTTAAACATAGGCAAAGAAATGCTGGATAAGCCCGTAGTGCTTTTGGATCAGGTGGAGGATATTTTAAGCAAAGTAAGAAAGAAATACAGGGTTATTTTAGTTACGAAGGGAGATCTATTAGATCAGCATAGAAAGTTAGAAAAGTCAGGCTTAGAAGGGTATTTTCATCATATAGAAGTAATGAACAAGAAATCGGAATCTGATTATAGAAGACTCGTTAGTCATCTTGATTTATATCCTGAAGAGTTTTTAATGATTGGCAATTCTCTAAAATCAGATATCATTCCTGTATTGAATATTGGCAGCAATGCTATTTATGTTCCCTATGAAATTACCTGGCAGCATGAAGTGCCTACTGAGGAGGTTTTAACAGAAGACTACATTCAGGTAGAGGCTTTACATGACATCCTAAGATATATTTGA
- a CDS encoding thiolase family protein — MKAAYIVDILRTPIGKFGGGLATVRPDDLAAHVIKGLVERNKAFDVKELEDVVFGAANQAGEDNRNVARMAALLADVPITVGGVTVNRLCASGLQAIMDAARAVMLGEGGAYIAGGTESMTRAPFVMSKSETAFGRNAEIYDTTIGWRFVNSALSEKHYPYGMGETAENVTEKYNISRQEQDEFAHFSQLKYDNANKINAFEGEIISVSVPQKKGDDILFDKDEHPRLTSMDKLATLKPAFKKGGTVTAGNSSGINDGAAAALVVSEEVLKRYQLKPMARIVSMAVAGVDPALMGIGPVPATQKALARAGLKINDIDLVELNEAFAAQSIACMRDLELDPEKVNVNGGAIALGHPLGASGARISATLLHELKKRESAKYGLATMCVGVGQGAAVIYERL, encoded by the coding sequence ATGAAAGCGGCTTATATAGTAGATATCCTTAGAACTCCTATCGGGAAATTTGGCGGTGGTTTGGCTACGGTTCGCCCAGATGATTTGGCGGCACATGTTATTAAGGGTCTTGTAGAGAGAAATAAGGCTTTTGATGTGAAAGAGCTGGAAGATGTGGTTTTTGGAGCCGCGAATCAGGCAGGAGAAGATAATAGAAATGTAGCGCGGATGGCCGCTCTATTGGCTGACGTACCTATTACTGTTGGCGGTGTTACGGTCAATCGGCTATGTGCTTCTGGTCTGCAAGCTATTATGGATGCTGCCAGGGCCGTTATGCTGGGGGAAGGTGGCGCTTACATAGCAGGAGGCACGGAAAGCATGACACGAGCGCCCTTTGTAATGAGTAAGTCAGAAACGGCCTTTGGTAGAAATGCAGAAATCTATGATACTACTATAGGTTGGCGGTTTGTAAATTCGGCATTATCAGAAAAGCACTATCCTTACGGAATGGGAGAAACCGCAGAAAATGTGACGGAAAAGTATAACATTAGCAGACAAGAACAAGATGAATTTGCACACTTTTCCCAGCTTAAATATGATAACGCAAATAAAATAAATGCCTTTGAAGGTGAAATAATTTCTGTATCAGTTCCTCAAAAGAAAGGAGATGATATACTTTTTGATAAAGATGAGCACCCACGGCTTACCAGTATGGATAAGCTTGCTACACTAAAACCCGCGTTTAAAAAGGGCGGTACTGTTACAGCTGGTAATTCATCAGGTATTAATGATGGTGCTGCCGCTGCTTTGGTAGTAAGTGAGGAGGTGCTGAAAAGATATCAATTGAAGCCTATGGCTCGTATAGTTTCTATGGCGGTAGCTGGGGTAGACCCGGCACTGATGGGTATTGGGCCCGTACCCGCCACACAGAAAGCATTGGCTCGGGCAGGCCTTAAAATCAACGATATTGATCTGGTGGAGCTTAATGAAGCTTTTGCTGCTCAGTCAATTGCTTGTATGAGAGATTTAGAATTAGATCCTGAAAAGGTAAATGTAAATGGTGGAGCTATAGCGCTGGGGCATCCGCTGGGAGCGAGCGGTGCTAGAATATCTGCCACTTTACTACATGAATTAAAAAAGAGAGAATCGGCAAAATACGGCCTGGCCACTATGTGTGTAGGAGTAGGACAAGGTGCCGCTGTGATATATGAAAGACTTTAA
- a CDS encoding toxin-antitoxin system YwqK family antitoxin encodes MKYPFLSIILLLVCFHTKAQEVDPESEDKMFTINTPITIELDDDKEEEDDTVEPKKKKRKKKVFYGIKTKKRFTQSGSGTRKTYELFYVIKDPIELDPYVRDIYWVDYRRGAIRHGGEVDQEHGAVLHGPYKRMQGEQLIEEGIFYKGMKHGRWVEYDKNDLLVDKEKYYKGWPKESKVSYYDRNREKMKEIVPIEYGEKEGNYFYFHENGRVAVRGEFKWDQRVGDWVEYYSTGRRKKVVRYPKEPFDNDMTPFTWKEWNRRGKLVYEKR; translated from the coding sequence GTGAAATATCCATTTCTTAGTATAATACTCCTATTAGTTTGTTTCCACACCAAAGCACAGGAAGTAGATCCTGAAAGTGAAGATAAGATGTTTACCATCAATACGCCTATTACCATAGAGCTAGATGATGACAAGGAAGAAGAAGACGATACTGTAGAACCCAAAAAGAAGAAAAGAAAGAAAAAGGTATTTTACGGTATTAAAACTAAAAAACGCTTTACGCAAAGTGGTAGTGGCACAAGAAAGACCTACGAGTTATTTTATGTCATAAAAGATCCTATTGAATTAGACCCTTACGTAAGGGATATTTATTGGGTAGACTATAGAAGAGGTGCTATTCGTCATGGCGGAGAAGTAGATCAGGAGCATGGTGCCGTACTTCACGGTCCTTATAAGCGCATGCAGGGTGAACAACTTATAGAAGAAGGCATCTTCTATAAAGGTATGAAGCATGGCCGGTGGGTAGAATATGATAAAAACGATCTTCTTGTAGACAAAGAAAAATATTACAAAGGGTGGCCTAAAGAATCAAAAGTGAGCTATTACGATAGAAATCGTGAAAAAATGAAAGAAATAGTACCTATAGAATATGGAGAAAAAGAGGGCAACTATTTTTACTTTCATGAAAATGGCCGAGTAGCTGTTCGGGGTGAATTTAAATGGGACCAAAGGGTAGGTGATTGGGTAGAATATTACTCCACAGGCCGAAGAAAAAAGGTAGTTAGGTATCCAAAAGAACCCTTTGATAATGATATGACCCCATTTACATGGAAAGAATGGAACCGAAGAGGTAAGTTAGTTTACGAAAAAAGGTAA
- a CDS encoding sensor histidine kinase: MRNKLSFNIPATRAIHFKNFLVLILSLAIALYIDFITPLGLAAGSCFLIAFISTRGSESIIFPFLIAFTVSILIIIGAFISPMGLDRETALFNRCLTIIISWIMASLLFFKKISKLEFQEVSKELSTHATEIQEAHAALEATQKEVLNMTERTANYQRELEETQLILEMATEATEAGVWSWNTSTKIMTSDERMLLLFDLDLENKTNSARPFINRIHPEERKEVLEILKTSTEQNKSFQFDARIIDRFGNRKHVKTIGSVKANPQTNEKEITGLCLNITRDKLKDQALLESTERFQSAIEYSPIGIGILDLYGNWIQVNRALEEIFGYSADELYQFSFQDLTHPDDLEEDLQFVEEIIDGKIKSYQMDKRYYKKDGSIFWAQLNVSLLRSGNDVPQYFISQIQEITERKLAEQRIQDIVTERTQQLEVANKELEAFSYSVSHDLRSPLRSIHGFSQALLEDYSDKLDDTGKNYLNRVSSASIRMGRLIDDLLTLSRITRQDINITEIDLSDIANQIVSNLSQDYPKTNFTIQPNIIGNADRGLMSVVLENLLGNAAKYSGKEETPQVTLTMEKIEGKKTIIIEDNGVGFDMQYSSKLFGAFQRLHSDSEFDGTGIGLATVKRILNRHGEQVYAESTLNQGSKFYFTLN; the protein is encoded by the coding sequence ATGAGGAACAAATTATCATTTAATATTCCAGCTACCAGAGCTATACATTTTAAGAACTTTCTGGTACTCATCTTATCGTTAGCCATTGCACTGTATATTGATTTTATAACTCCACTTGGCTTAGCTGCTGGCAGCTGTTTTCTAATAGCTTTCATTTCCACCAGAGGTTCAGAAAGTATCATATTTCCATTTCTGATTGCTTTTACAGTAAGTATTCTAATTATCATAGGAGCATTTATTTCTCCTATGGGCCTGGATAGAGAAACGGCTCTTTTTAACCGATGTCTCACCATTATCATTTCCTGGATAATGGCTAGCCTGCTCTTTTTTAAAAAAATAAGTAAGCTGGAGTTTCAGGAGGTTTCTAAAGAACTAAGCACCCATGCTACAGAAATACAAGAAGCCCATGCAGCCCTTGAAGCAACTCAAAAAGAAGTATTGAACATGACAGAACGCACAGCAAATTACCAGCGAGAACTAGAAGAAACCCAATTAATATTAGAGATGGCCACTGAAGCTACTGAAGCAGGAGTTTGGTCATGGAATACTTCTACCAAGATAATGACCAGTGATGAACGCATGTTATTGCTTTTTGACTTGGATTTAGAGAATAAAACAAATTCTGCCAGGCCTTTTATTAACCGTATTCACCCAGAAGAGCGAAAAGAGGTGTTGGAAATTCTTAAAACCTCAACAGAGCAAAACAAGAGCTTTCAATTTGATGCACGTATTATAGATCGTTTTGGTAATCGTAAACATGTCAAAACCATTGGATCAGTTAAAGCAAATCCACAAACAAACGAAAAGGAAATAACAGGCCTTTGCCTAAACATAACCAGAGATAAGCTTAAAGATCAGGCACTTCTGGAGAGCACAGAAAGATTTCAATCGGCCATAGAATATTCGCCTATAGGCATAGGTATATTAGATTTATATGGCAATTGGATACAAGTAAACCGGGCATTAGAAGAAATATTTGGTTACTCAGCAGATGAGTTATACCAGTTTAGCTTCCAGGATCTTACACATCCTGATGACCTGGAAGAAGACCTTCAATTTGTAGAAGAAATTATTGATGGTAAAATTAAAAGCTACCAGATGGATAAAAGATACTACAAAAAAGATGGTTCCATATTCTGGGCTCAGCTAAACGTATCCTTATTACGGAGTGGAAATGACGTACCACAATACTTTATAAGTCAGATCCAAGAGATTACAGAACGTAAACTAGCGGAGCAAAGAATTCAGGATATAGTAACAGAAAGAACACAGCAGCTTGAAGTAGCCAACAAAGAGCTAGAAGCCTTTAGCTATTCTGTATCTCATGATTTAAGATCTCCACTGCGTAGTATTCATGGTTTTAGCCAAGCACTGCTAGAAGATTACTCGGACAAGTTAGATGATACTGGTAAAAATTATCTAAACCGTGTTTCTTCTGCCAGCATACGTATGGGTAGACTTATTGATGATTTGCTCACCTTATCACGTATTACCAGGCAGGATATAAACATTACAGAAATAGATCTTTCTGACATCGCCAACCAGATAGTTTCCAACCTATCTCAAGATTATCCGAAAACCAATTTTACTATACAGCCCAATATTATAGGCAATGCAGACCGTGGACTCATGTCTGTAGTATTAGAAAACCTTTTAGGAAATGCTGCCAAATACTCAGGAAAAGAAGAAACTCCTCAAGTAACACTTACTATGGAAAAGATTGAGGGTAAAAAAACCATAATAATAGAAGATAATGGGGTTGGTTTTGACATGCAATATTCATCTAAGCTATTTGGAGCCTTCCAAAGGCTGCATAGTGACAGTGAATTTGATGGTACAGGCATAGGCCTGGCCACTGTAAAAAGAATACTTAATCGGCACGGAGAACAGGTTTATGCCGAAAGCACACTGAATCAAGGATCGAAATTTTACTTCACTCTAAACTAA
- a CDS encoding hybrid sensor histidine kinase/response regulator, whose protein sequence is MSDGFLKILIIEDSVDDYDLLVMQIKRAGYKLNSKRIESREELINSLDDHWDLIISDNSLPQFNAPEALKITRSTNYHLPFIIVSGTIGEEAAVSAMRAGANDYILKGNLSRLMPAIEREVRESDNKIKKIKIEKKLEQSEKMYRFLSGSIQDVFIALDADFNISYWNDHAQHEFNTGQGVLKTPIFNVLPAFKNEKLKSVLEHVLNEKKSQHFEFEHASYKYFEGSIYPTEEGITIIAKNVTEQKQVKENLLKINNELETLMYRISHDLKGPVASIKGLINIGMKDFHDNKEVQLLLKMFDNSTLMLNNTLNELLNITRIKQGQIKPDPFQLHTLLNDVVSGLKFSDGFDDVEIKLEGCEDIEILTDKRLFRSIIQNLLENAIKYRARDKNKKFIKIYASKQKNTTTLYIEDNGQGIPNTLQKNVFEMFYRANESSQGSGLGLYIVKSALDKLNGIVTLNSEEGTGSTFMIKIPDLNDLWG, encoded by the coding sequence ATGAGTGACGGATTTCTGAAAATACTAATTATAGAAGACTCTGTAGATGATTATGATTTATTGGTAATGCAAATAAAAAGAGCCGGCTATAAATTAAATTCCAAAAGAATAGAGAGCAGAGAAGAATTGATTAACTCTCTGGATGATCACTGGGATCTGATTATTAGCGATAACTCATTACCACAATTTAATGCACCGGAAGCCTTGAAGATTACACGGTCTACAAATTATCATCTACCTTTTATTATAGTATCAGGTACTATAGGGGAAGAGGCTGCGGTCAGTGCTATGCGCGCGGGAGCCAATGACTATATTCTTAAGGGCAACCTAAGCCGCCTTATGCCTGCTATAGAAAGGGAAGTAAGAGAGTCTGATAACAAAATAAAAAAAATAAAAATAGAAAAGAAGCTGGAGCAAAGTGAAAAGATGTACCGCTTCCTTTCTGGCAGTATTCAAGATGTATTTATAGCATTAGACGCTGACTTTAATATTAGTTACTGGAATGATCACGCTCAGCATGAGTTTAATACCGGGCAGGGTGTTCTTAAAACGCCAATTTTTAATGTACTTCCGGCATTTAAAAATGAAAAATTAAAATCCGTTCTAGAGCATGTTTTAAATGAGAAGAAATCTCAACACTTTGAATTTGAACATGCTTCTTATAAGTATTTTGAAGGAAGTATCTATCCTACAGAAGAAGGTATAACTATAATAGCCAAAAACGTAACGGAGCAGAAACAAGTAAAAGAAAACCTGCTGAAAATTAATAATGAGTTAGAAACACTAATGTACCGCATCTCTCATGACTTAAAAGGGCCCGTAGCTTCTATTAAAGGGCTTATTAATATAGGCATGAAAGATTTTCATGATAATAAAGAGGTGCAGCTATTATTAAAAATGTTTGATAACAGCACACTAATGCTCAATAACACCCTTAATGAACTTCTCAATATTACCAGAATAAAACAAGGGCAAATCAAACCTGATCCATTTCAGCTTCATACACTTTTAAATGATGTGGTTAGTGGTTTAAAATTTTCTGATGGTTTTGATGATGTTGAAATAAAATTAGAAGGTTGTGAAGACATAGAAATATTAACTGATAAAAGGCTGTTTAGATCAATAATTCAAAACTTACTAGAAAATGCCATAAAATACCGTGCAAGAGACAAAAACAAGAAATTCATAAAAATATACGCCTCAAAACAAAAAAACACTACCACTCTTTATATAGAAGATAATGGCCAGGGCATTCCTAATACATTACAAAAAAATGTTTTTGAGATGTTTTATAGGGCCAATGAATCTTCACAAGGATCCGGATTAGGATTATATATTGTTAAGAGCGCATTGGACAAATTAAATGGAATAGTTACCTTGAATAGTGAAGAAGGAACCGGCTCAACATTTATGATTAAAATTCCGGATTTAAATGACCTCTGGGGATAA
- a CDS encoding response regulator: protein MADEILLVEDNEDDITLTLRALKKQNILNNVIIARDGSEALDLLLGKDGQEAIKPALILLDLKLPKVDGLDVLKKINKLKMDRPPIVVLTTSTEEEDIVKSYNLGANSYIRKPVDFSQFTEVVGQLGLYWLVINEKKPKNE, encoded by the coding sequence ATGGCCGATGAAATTCTCCTGGTAGAAGATAATGAGGATGATATAACACTAACCCTCAGGGCACTAAAAAAACAAAACATCCTTAATAATGTAATAATAGCTCGTGATGGTAGCGAGGCCTTGGATTTATTGCTGGGTAAAGATGGGCAAGAAGCTATTAAACCAGCACTGATATTACTAGACCTAAAACTACCCAAGGTAGATGGTCTTGATGTGCTAAAGAAGATTAATAAATTAAAAATGGACCGACCTCCGATTGTGGTTCTTACTACTTCTACGGAAGAAGAAGATATAGTAAAAAGCTATAATCTTGGTGCCAATAGCTATATACGTAAGCCCGTGGACTTTTCACAGTTTACTGAAGTAGTAGGTCAGTTAGGTTTATACTGGTTGGTTATTAATGAAAAAAAGCCGAAGAATGAGTGA
- a CDS encoding DUF4293 domain-containing protein codes for MLQRIQTVFLLLVVLLMLLTLIFPMWVYHSPDTDKGIMLTAFYLVTNNGLEEVSKEYFPYILIGAFAILSAIVGIVEITRFKNRMLQIKLSALNSLLIFCSLGLSFWFGKGVMESEEIQNSWTYGIGSFLPVGAMIFNVLANRFIRKDERLVRSVDRIR; via the coding sequence ATGTTACAAAGGATTCAAACCGTATTTCTATTACTAGTAGTATTACTGATGCTACTTACTCTTATCTTCCCTATGTGGGTTTATCACTCACCAGACACCGATAAAGGCATTATGCTCACCGCCTTTTATCTTGTTACTAATAATGGATTAGAAGAAGTGTCTAAAGAATATTTCCCTTACATTCTCATTGGTGCTTTTGCCATACTTTCTGCCATAGTAGGCATAGTAGAGATTACCAGATTTAAAAATAGGATGCTTCAGATTAAACTAAGTGCGCTTAATTCGCTACTCATATTTTGTTCTTTGGGCCTAAGCTTTTGGTTTGGTAAAGGAGTAATGGAAAGTGAAGAAATTCAAAACAGCTGGACATACGGTATCGGCAGCTTTTTACCAGTAGGAGCCATGATCTTTAATGTGCTTGCCAATCGTTTTATCAGAAAAGATGAAAGACTGGTAAGGTCTGTAGACAGAATTAGATAA